The following are from one region of the Nymphaea colorata isolate Beijing-Zhang1983 chromosome 7, ASM883128v2, whole genome shotgun sequence genome:
- the LOC126410215 gene encoding 26S proteasome non-ATPase regulatory subunit 8 homolog A-like codes for MDPDISLKDGPVILLNFHSQHWLKLYLTADLNLLDVFMCRCPPLKSSDLLMKRKMDAYYSLGLIPPSPQEYQILGLNLLRLLVQNRIAEFHTELELLSASALENPCIKHALELKQYFMEGACNCVLSARQTVPHSIYVYFMDLLAKTVRDEIAGCSEKAYDYLTIADAKQILMFSSEQELLEYITEEHPDWEVRNGCVFFQKAKGTTACKEIPSLQLINQTLGYARKLQGIV; via the exons ATGGATCCTGATATATCTTTGAAAGACGGCCCCGTGATCCTTTTGAACTTCCACTCTCAACATTGGCTGAAGTTGTATTTAACAGCAGACCTGAATCTTTTGGATGTCTTCATGTGTCGGTGTCCTCCTTTGAAGTCGTCTGATTTGTTGATGAAGAGAAAGATGGATGCATATTATTCGCT TGGCCTTATTCCTCCATCACCTCAGGAGTATCAAATCTTGGGCCTAAATCTTCTAAGGCTTCTGGTTCAGAATAGAATAGCAGAATTTCACACTGAACTGGAGCTTCTTTCTGCTAGTGCATTGGAGAATCCTTGTATTAAGCATGCTCTAGAGCTCAAGCAGTATTTTATGGAAGGAGCCTGCAATTGTGTGCTAAGTGCTAGGCAAACTGTTCCACATAGCATCTACGTCTACTTCATGGATCTCCTTGCAAAGACAGTCCG AGATGAAATAGCAGGTTGCAGTGAAAAAGCCTATGATTACTTGACCATTGCTGATGCTAAACAGATCTTGATGTTCTCTTCTGAACAAGAACTCTTAGAATATATTACTGAG GAGCATCCTGACTGGGAGGTAAGAAATGGCTGTGTGTTTTTCCAGAAGGCGAAGGGAACAACAGCTTGCAAGGAGATCCCATCTTTGCAGCTCATCAATCAGACACTCGGCTATGCAAGAAAACTACAAGGCATTGTGTGA
- the LOC126410237 gene encoding MADS-box protein FLOWERING LOCUS C-like — MGRRKIEIKKIEDKDKRHVCFSKRRNGLMKKASELSILCGAEIAVIVFSPAGKSYSFGSPSVHSVVHRFLNVSSPSSSLPSPRTSDADPATHQSSTMREINQQHDGLFQQVEKESKRLQDKTCNEQAIDGWDADMNNLDRDLLDDLLPAMEELKSTLTGLDEELMLRMPSNTRIGFDAGLTALPPPPPPAFEHLASSFISTSGYGFKANDGNPMYLPMFEPANFDHGFTTGGLNSQIDIGSSFSSEEDDAYTIDLSDFNTDDCIPSCLPMSKQANPNLGFTTGGLNGQIDIGSPFYDACTLGLPLGL, encoded by the coding sequence ATGGGACGTCGAAAGATTGAAATAAAGAAGATTGAGGACAAAGACAAGCGTCACGTGTGCTTCTCGAAGCGTCGGAACGGCCTCATGAAGAAGGCCAGCGAGCTGTCCATCCTATGCGGTGCTGAGATTGCCGTGATTGTCTTCTCCCCCGCCGGAAAATCCTACTCATTCGGCAGCCCCTCCGTGCACTCGGTCGTCCACCGCTTTCTCAATGTATCGTCTCCGTCTTCTTCCCTCCCCAGCCCGCGGACGTCGGATGCGGACCCTGCTACCCACCAATCCAGCACCATGCGTGAGATCAACCAGCAGCACGACGGACTCTTCCAGCAGGTCGAGAAGGAGAGCAAACGTCTGCAGGACAAGACATGCAATGAGCAGGCGATCGACGGCTGGGATGCAGACATGAACAACCTCGACCGCGACCTACTGGACGACCTGCTTCCGGCCATGGAGGAGTTGAAATCGACGCTAACGGGGCTCGACGAGGAGCTCATGCTCAGGATGCCTAGTAACACCCGCATTGGATTTGATGCCGGATTGACTGCccttccccctcctcctccccctgcTTTCGAGCATCTAGCCTCTTCCTTTATCAGTACTAGTGGCTATGGGTTTAAGGCTAATGATGGCAACCCAATGTACTTGCCAATGTTCGAACCGGCCAACTTCGATCATGGCTTCACCACCGGTGGCCTTAACAGCCAGATCGACATCGGGAGCTCCTTCTCCAGCGAAGAAGATGATGCCTACACCATTGATCTCTCTGATTTTAATACTGATGATTGCATCCCCTCGTGTTTGCCAATGTCCAAACAGGCCAACCCCAATCTCGGCTTCACCACCGGAGGCCTTAACGGTCAGATCGACATCGGGAGCCCTTTCTATGATGCCTGCACCCTTGGTCTCCCACTTGGGTTATGA